The following proteins come from a genomic window of Paenibacillus swuensis:
- a CDS encoding ABC transporter ATP-binding protein yields MEAILKVQDLSGGYSIGRPVLHDIGFEVRPGEMVGLIGLNGAGKSTTIKHILGLLQPHRGEIRVKGIQLAEDSHVYRSALAYVPESPLMYDELTVKEHLELTAMAYGLEQDEYIRRSERLIAEFQMKDKMNSFSAHLSKGMKQKMMIMNAFMVEPVLYIIDEPFLGLDPLGIRSLLDLMVSMKERGAAILMSSHILSTIERYCDKYVVLHKGRMAAAGTLDEVRNQAGLPGQPLEDVFYALVKEGSVR; encoded by the coding sequence ATGGAAGCTATTTTGAAAGTGCAGGATTTATCCGGAGGGTATAGCATCGGCAGGCCGGTGCTGCATGACATCGGTTTCGAGGTGCGGCCCGGGGAAATGGTGGGGCTGATTGGTCTTAACGGGGCAGGGAAGAGTACAACCATTAAACATATTTTGGGGCTGCTGCAGCCGCATCGGGGCGAGATCCGGGTGAAAGGGATACAGCTTGCCGAGGATTCGCATGTGTACCGTTCCGCGTTAGCTTACGTGCCGGAATCGCCGTTAATGTATGACGAGCTGACAGTAAAGGAACATCTCGAACTGACGGCCATGGCCTACGGTCTCGAGCAAGACGAATACATACGGCGTTCAGAGCGGCTTATTGCCGAGTTCCAGATGAAAGATAAGATGAACAGCTTCTCCGCCCATCTCTCCAAAGGGATGAAACAAAAGATGATGATCATGAACGCTTTTATGGTGGAGCCTGTTTTATATATTATTGATGAGCCCTTTCTGGGATTGGATCCGCTAGGCATCCGATCCTTGCTCGACTTAATGGTTTCCATGAAAGAACGGGGGGCTGCCATTCTGATGAGTTCCCATATCCTGTCCACCATCGAGCGCTATTGCGACAAGTATGTAGTGCTGCATAAGGGAAGAATGGCGGCGGCGGGAACGCTGGACGAAGTAAGAAACCAGGCGGGTTTGCCGGGACAACCGCTGGAGGATGTATTTTATGCGCTGGTGAAAGAAGGCAGCGTAAGATGA
- a CDS encoding S-layer homology domain-containing protein, with protein sequence MVKKNRFKVLTMSTLALALAVGGPAAAFADKKGHDDDHDKKEWNSKSKPAVHSNVNLHLHFKDVNEKQMAWALKYITGLASKDVFSGDGKGNFMPKKIVTRAEAISAAVRLMGLKDQAESAEEKATKLNFTDAKKIEKDFKWAVGYIAVAVENDLFSETETAVHPDKPADRLWATTLLVKALKLQTEAKAKMNTKLNFKDADKIPAGSIGYVAVAVEKNLVSGYTDGTFQPNKPVIRAEFAALMGRTDEQMPNHDNKAINGKVVSVTNNVVKILKSDGSHLDLAVDPGAYIFRKDVRVAVSALVEGDQVVARTFNNMVIFLEVKKEAVQAATFNEVGVVSKINYIGNRLDSIDIKHGQPERETNFQVSNGVRFTNPDKALTVGSVVIISGKNNNIETINVQ encoded by the coding sequence TCTTGCTGTAGGAGGTCCCGCTGCCGCATTTGCGGATAAGAAGGGACACGATGATGATCATGATAAGAAAGAATGGAACTCCAAGTCCAAACCTGCGGTACATAGCAATGTGAATTTACATCTTCATTTCAAGGATGTTAATGAAAAGCAAATGGCATGGGCTTTAAAATATATAACAGGACTAGCTTCGAAAGATGTATTTAGCGGTGACGGTAAAGGAAATTTCATGCCGAAGAAAATAGTAACCCGCGCGGAAGCGATCTCGGCGGCCGTCCGTCTGATGGGTTTAAAAGATCAAGCGGAATCGGCGGAAGAGAAAGCGACCAAGCTGAACTTTACAGACGCCAAAAAAATTGAAAAGGATTTCAAATGGGCTGTTGGCTATATTGCGGTAGCTGTGGAAAATGATCTGTTCAGCGAGACCGAAACGGCTGTTCATCCGGACAAGCCGGCGGATCGCCTATGGGCTACTACGCTGCTGGTCAAAGCTTTAAAATTGCAAACCGAAGCGAAAGCCAAGATGAACACAAAGCTTAACTTCAAGGATGCCGACAAGATCCCCGCCGGCTCAATCGGATATGTGGCGGTAGCGGTGGAAAAGAATTTGGTTTCCGGCTATACCGACGGCACGTTCCAACCGAATAAACCCGTAATTCGCGCTGAATTCGCCGCTTTAATGGGCCGTACGGATGAGCAAATGCCGAATCACGATAACAAAGCGATTAACGGAAAAGTTGTTTCGGTTACGAATAATGTAGTCAAAATACTGAAATCCGACGGTTCCCATTTGGATCTGGCTGTAGATCCGGGCGCTTACATTTTCCGCAAGGATGTTCGGGTAGCCGTATCTGCTCTGGTAGAAGGCGATCAAGTTGTGGCGCGCACTTTCAATAACATGGTCATCTTCCTGGAAGTAAAGAAGGAAGCAGTGCAAGCTGCAACGTTTAACGAAGTTGGCGTGGTAAGCAAAATCAACTATATCGGCAACCGTCTGGATAGCATTGACATCAAACACGGTCAGCCTGAAAGAGAAACAAATTTCCAAGTATCGAACGGGGTAAGATTCACGAACCCGGATAAAGCGCTGACGGTTGGCAGTGTGGTTATTATCAGCGGCAAGAACAACAATATCGAAACCATCAATGTTCAATAG